The DNA region ACTTTAGTCTCAACACTATGATTccttaaaaacatataaaaaaaactaGAAGCTAGTGTTGGATATGAAGTATTCATACAAGTTTATATCACGACAACACTGATTGAAGATAGATAACTAGTGATTAAGGTTGCCCACCAGAGGGTGCAATAATATTATACAGAAAAACCAAAGCATATAACACATTGATCAAAGTTCATGGAAAAACAATATACTGCCCAAAGTTTGCAAATTATACTCCAGTCAGGTAAGTGTAACAAAGAGTTCTTACGCACTAAGTGCACCACCTCCTTTTGCATGGCCATCCATTTTAGTGATAATCACAGCTCCAACTGCTACACTCTGTTTGAAGGCTTGGGCTTGATCAAATGCTGCTTGACCAATACTACTGTCCATGACAAATATGATGAGATCGGGTTTCTGAGAAACAAGGAACAAGGTATTAACATGTTAAGCAACACTTGGATGTGTATATGAAATAGAAAGAACAATATATACCGTTGCTTCTGACACTTGACGCATTTCTTCAAACAAAGCAGCCTCTTGTTTGTGTCGTCCACTTGTGTCCACAATAATCAAATCtcgattttcttttttaaatgttTCAACTCCTTCAACAGCAATTTTTACAGGATCTGATTCCATATAGCTGTAGCATCAAGTGATCATAGAGAATAAGAGATTATTAAATATGCTGAGCAAAGACTTAAAGTGCATAGACAAGAACAGCATCATACCACATGCAGTTACAAAACAAAATAGATACAAGTTACAATATACAATTAGCTTGCTGGACAGGCTGAATCACTATTTTTGTCCCTATATTTAACTATCTCATGCTTCTAAACTTCTTTTACTATATTTGATGTATCACTATATTCAACTATCTCATGCTATCACCATATTCAACAATCCCATGCTTCTAAGCTTCTAAAAGATCAGTAAATTGTAAAAGATTATTCAATTATTAGATCACCATCAACACCCATTGTGCTGATGGAAACACAATATTTGTTGTACTgaacaaaaaaaattcaagttgTTCCAAACAAAGACTGCTAACAATAAGCTAAAATGGAGCAGCTTAGAGGAGAATAAGAAAAGATCAACAATTTCTGGAAACAATACCTTCCATAATAGGGGATTTTGGTTTTTGTTGCATTTTGCTTTAATTGATCAAAAGCACCAGCTCTAAATGTATCAGCACAAACTAATGCAGGTTTCCATCCCTTCTTTTGATGATAATATGCATATTTTGTACAAGTTGTTGTCTTTCCAGAACCTGATAGAAACCAAAGTCTTAAGTGACACAAGAAGTTGTGTGAACATAGAACCAATTCTAAGGGGAAAGCACACATACATACTACAGGTCAGTGCAAAGCGTTACAAGTATAGGTTGTCTCTTTAGTCATCTATTATGTCACTCATATCAATACAGGTGTAATAGTTCTTTTCGATAAACACAATATAAATTTATCCCTCTCAACTGGGTTAGTGGGCTCTCTCCTAAGGTTAGACTTTTTCAATCGGCTGACTGGGGCATGGTTTAGTGCAACAGCATAACCTCCTTCCCCAACCAATTTACCATTTTTTTCAACGACCTTTCTGTTCTCTTTGACTCTCAGCGTAATCGGTTTCTATCCCAATatcccttctttttgtagaaCCCTTGATGATTTGCCACTTCACTTTGAAACTTTTGAATCCTTAAGGTATCTTCAAAATTCAGTTTGAGGAGAATTCATTTTGCCAATTGTACCAAAGATTGGCTCAATTCAGTCAAAGTATTTTCTGAAGACCATTACCGACTTTATATCTACTAGGCATACATCAATATCTTTACTCCAGCCTAAGGAGTGTTAGTCTTAGAGGTGATAATTATAAGCTTAGCCGGTGGAGTATTTAGTCATTGATATTATGTCAGTCCTATATGAGTGTGTGTGAAAAATTATCCCTCTGAACTCTAGTAAATGCACAAGATGTTAAGCATAGATAATCTAAAGTGTTACCTATGTTGGATTCGGACATGTGTTGGTAACAAAGAGTTGGGAATGTGGGACTCACAACTCTGAGATGATGAGCTAAAGTTTACATATAAAATAAGTTGCTCAAACTGGTGGAGCTGAACAAACAAATAGCATGTCAGTTACAAGATGCCTTAtaaaggaggaaaaagaaaattgtACTTCCAGGGCTAAACATAAAAAATCTCACTTTGTCTTGAGGTTGAATGGAAATCTAAAATCCCATAAAAGGATTCAACAAAATCCCAGAATCTACTTTGTTTGGCCTCCAAGGAAAGTTAAATCATACACTCAGCAGAATCCTTGCTTCCATTTTTTGGATTGCTCCTTTAAGGCTAATGAAACCATAGTCCTAGTCAGGGGAAAAAAATCTATGTTTCTATAGGGATAATAATGGATATTAGGATTGCATAGTGATGTGACCTCATGCATTGATTTTTGTACAAAATGTAGTAGACGTGACCAATGATTGCCATggtgttaaaataaacaaactcGAGCAAGAATCAATAAATCAAAAGACACTGGAAATCCAATGCATATTCATATTAAACAACCAAACTGTTGTTTGTTGCATGTCTTGTTGTCGATATATCATATATTCTGTAATTGTGGTGGCTCActcttttgtctttttttttatccAAGTCATTGAAGAAAATTAATTGGCAACAGCACAAACCTGAGTTATTTGTGAAAAGCATCCCAAGCAAAATAAATTTATACTGTAACTCTGACCATTATGATGATACAGGTGTCAATTGAAGTGCCAATTattgttttaccttggaggccGACGAACATTACCACGCTAGTCTTTCCCTTCTTGGGAGTGAAAGAAGGTTTTCCAGGATCCAACATCTTGCATAGCTCATTGAAAACAGCCTGACgacaacaaaaattatttttgcaaTTAGAATTGGAAGAATGATTCAAAAAacagaatcagctaacaacagaCCTGTGTAAAAATAACAATTCAAAATGCCAAATCATTTGTTTAGATTGACTGCAGTGTTAAGAGTAATTTTCAGACACTGTACACAAAAACGAATTTTGGGGAAAAGGAAGATAAAATAGTGAGCAATTAAATAATGTGCATTTAGAATCCTTCTCATTTTTTATGCAAAAATATGTTTTTACATGGTGAGTCGTGGAAAATACCAAATACTCATTGCACAGCAAATTATGATAATGGCATAGCTATCGATGTAGGGCCTACCTCTATCCCTTGCACCTTCTAAATCTAATTGATCAACTTATCTAAAGAATCTACTCATTGCATTCAAAGATGCACATATTTTTAACCAATTTATTTCATCTAATCATTTTTATTGTACTCCTAATGTTTCTATTTTCATCTATTCATAAATGAAAACTCATATCATGTAGGGCATCAGATCCAAACACATTGTTCTGATAAATTACCACAACCTTAATACTACTCGACATATGTAATGTCTCATGTGTCACTGTCAATTATGTCAATGAGTATCATGTAATGTCAACACTCAACACCATTTGGCATGATTCAACACATGTTAAGATGAATTATGATAACTGATGTCCATACAAAATAATGTTACTATTCTAAATGGAACATTGTCCGAAATTAAGTATATAGTTGGttatcttctttttcttcttcatttccttcaTCCTTCCACATCTAATTTGCTTCCGACATCATACATTGGAATGTCAACACACACCAAAAGAATATCGTTCccatcaaaaattaaaacttcagtACAACCTAAGATTTGAAACCTTGTTTTTGGCCCTACAACCCAACTGAACAATTTTGTCTCAGGAGAACTAactttgtgtttgtgttttaaaTTTCTCAATCCTCTTAAGCATAAAGTATACAATCATATCCATGCCAAACCAAAACCACAAAAAAAGGAAactaaaaaaaacatgaaaaatacaGTAAACACAGAAAAGAAATTGTTATCATTCGTTGTCCTGCTAAGATTTGCAGTGAAAAATCATAAGCAATTTAGACCTCTTTCATGTATACAAAAGCTTGACTCTGGGCTTGTCTTCTTCCATGGAAACCACTACTTcagcaataaaaaaataaaaataaaaacaaaaacactGCCCTCAGGAAACATAGAAGGGAAGTATTAACCCTTAAGAATATTAGCACCAATTATGCAGGGATATCACAAGTTTCAGAAATATAATCCCGGCTCCTCTCAATGATCAACTGCTAACGAAAAAATGAAACCGTGTACCAACATGGTGGCACAAAACCGGGCATTTCCCATCCATCACTATTCTATTTGCAGATACTCGATACTCCCAGAGGTGAACATAGACGCCACGAAAAGACTCCATACCCAGGAAACATAGAAGCAATAATGTAAATAAATCAATTCAAACTAGAACGCATAAATCATTCATGGTAAAATCCAACAAATCCTAATTCCAAATATATGGTTAAGCACCTGCTTTTTCCCACGAGAACTTTTAACCGTAAGATCTTTTATAAGCGCAAAAGGAACCCAAAAAAACACACGCACATACACAACGATCAGTTATGCTTATCCTAGATCACCAATTCACTTCTATCAGAATACCTGTTGAATAATACGACGCTTGTTGTGCCCCGCGGCGAGCTCGTCGAGGTTGACGATCCGCTTGATGTTGGCCTGCATGTCTCGGACAAGCTTGAACTGCACGTCAGACTGCAGCAGCGCGCGCGAGATCTCATTGAGGCACTCGCTGAGCACCTTCTCATCGATGATCGTCGCGTTGCTCATCTGCTGCAACGCGCGGGCGATGCTCCCGCCGAGCTGCGCGAGAACCATCTTTGCGCCGAGTTTCGCCTCCCTATTCCAATACTTGGGACTAGGGTTCCGGTTCCGGAATGGGGAGAAACAGAAGAGATATCGAGAATTGGAGAAGAAGGAACAAGCAGTACAAGAACAAACCTCAATACATACTATTTATAGTGGGGACTATGCATTATTATTGGGCCGTGAACAAGCGGAAGAAGGCCT from Zingiber officinale cultivar Zhangliang chromosome 4B, Zo_v1.1, whole genome shotgun sequence includes:
- the LOC121975577 gene encoding signal recognition particle 54 kDa protein 2-like, producing the protein MVLAQLGGSIARALQQMSNATIIDEKVLSECLNEISRALLQSDVQFKLVRDMQANIKRIVNLDELAAGHNKRRIIQQAVFNELCKMLDPGKPSFTPKKGKTSVVMFVGLQGSGKTTTCTKYAYYHQKKGWKPALVCADTFRAGAFDQLKQNATKTKIPYYGSYMESDPVKIAVEGVETFKKENRDLIIVDTSGRHKQEAALFEEMRQVSEATKPDLIIFVMDSSIGQAAFDQAQAFKQSVAVGAVIITKMDGHAKGGGALSAVAATKSPVIFIGTGEHMEEFEVFDVKPFVSRLLGMGDWSGFMDKIHEVVPTDQQPELLQKLSEGSFTLRLMYEQFQNILKMGPIGQVFSMLPGSSSELMPKGHEKESQAKIKRYMTMMDSMTNAELDSTNPKLFNDSRIMRIARGSGRSVRDVMEMMEEYKRLAKIWSKMKGLKIPKKGDMSSLSRNMNAQHMSKVLPPQMLKQIGGMGGLQSLMKQMGSKDMGGLGGMLGRGDK